In Lapillicoccus jejuensis, the DNA window GCCGGCAGCGCCGAGCTCGTCGGAGACGTGACGCTGCACGCCGACTCCAGCGTCTGGTACCAGTCCGTCCTGCGCGCCGAGCTCGCGCCGATCACGCTCGGCGCGGGCAGCAACCTCCAGGACGGGTGCGTCGTGCACACCGACGAGGACTTCCCGACGACGATCGGTGCCCGCGTCAGCGTCGGCCACCGCGCCGTCCTGCACGGCTGCACGATCGGCGACGGCGCGCTCGTCGGGATGGGCGCGGTCGTCCTCAACGGCGCGGTCGTCGGCGAGGAGTGCCTCGTCGCCGCCGGGGCCGTCGTCCCGGAGGGCATGGTCGTCCCGCCGCGGACGCTCGTCGCCGGCGTGCCGGCCAAGGTCCGCCGCGAGCTCGACGACGCCTCCCTGCTGCGGGTGCGGGCCAACTCGGTCATCTACGTCGAGCTCGCGCAGCAGCACCGCGACACCGCCCGCCCGGTGCCCGCCGACGGTTCCTGAGAGCGAACCTGGGAAGATCCTGACAACGCCGACCCCCAACCGGGAACACCGGCGCCCCGCCGCTCGTAGAACGAGTGCACACCCCTCGCGCCCGCCCGGGCGCCCAGCAGTCGACAGGAGCACGGAGATGGCCGGCAACAACCCGGTGTTCTCGAAGTTCGAGCAGCAGGCGTCCCAGCAGGGCTACGCCGGCTTCGGACGCAACCAGGCGCCGACGTACCCGCCGCAGTACCCCGGCCCGCAGGGCGGCTACGGCCCGCAGGACCTCGACGCGCTGTACCAGCAGCCGTCCGCCGGCCCGCTGCAGACCGGCCGGCTGACCGTCGACGACGTCGTGATGAAGACGCTGGGCCTCTTCGTCCTCGTCCTCGCCGCCGGCGGCGTCTCGTGGGTCCTCACGGACAGCCAGCCCGCGTTGACGACGCCCCTGTGGCTCGGCGGCATGCTCGTCGGCCTCGGCCTCGGCCTGGCGATCTCCTTCATGAAGAAGGTCAGCGTCCCGCTCATCCTGCTGTACGCCGTCGCCGAGGGCCTCTTCCTCGGGGCGTTCAGCCGTGTCATGGAGGCCGCGTTCCCCGGCGTCGTCACCTCGGCCGTCGTCGCCACGCTCGCCACCTTCGCCGGCATGTTCGCGGGCTACCGCTTCGGGATCATCAAGGTCACCGACAAGAGCCGCCGGATCTTCGGCCTGGCCATCCTCGGCTACCTCGTCTTCAGCCTCGTCAACGTCGTCGCCCTGCTCGCCGGCTGGACCTCCGGCTGGGGCTTCGGCGGCGGCGGCATGCTCGGCATCGCCATCTCGCTCCTCGGTGTCGGCCTGGCCGCGTACTCGCTGGCCATGGACTTCGACTCCATCGACCGCGCCGTCCGCGCCCAGGTCCCGCAGCAGTACTCGTGGCTGCTGGCCCACGGCCTCATCGTCAGCCTCGTCTGGCTGTACGTCGAGATGCTGCGCCTCTTCGCGCGGCTGCGCGACTGACCGGCCCCGCACCACGGACGCCGACCGCGTGACCACTCCGCCGCGACCCCTGCCGACCGGGGTCGCGGCGGAGCTGCGTCGGGTCACCGACCGGTGGCGCACCCTCCCGGTCGCCGAGGCAGGCCGCCGTACGGCGACCGTCCGCACCCTCCTCGACGAGCTCGCCGTCGCCACCGCACCGCACGCCGGTCCGGTCCCCGACCTCGGGCCGGCCGCCCTGCCCGACCAGCTGGCCGTCCTCGTGTACGACGCCGCGGCGGCGGGGGAGGACCCGCAGCGGCTCGAGGCCCGTCTCGCGGACCTGCGCCGCGCCCTCTGACGCGCCGCTGCGGACGCGTCACCTGCGACCGCGCCGCCAGTCGGCCGTGAGATCCCCGATCCGGGCTGCGAGCCGAAACTCCCGGGGAACCGATCGCGTTCCCCGCCCGTGACCGCACGTCCCCTCCTGCCGCCGGCCCTCCGGTCGGCCTCGCGACCGCGCCTCGCCGCCCTCGTCGCCCTCGTCCTCACCACCGGTGCGCTCGCCGGAGTCGCGAGCGCCCGCAGCGCCGCGCCGGCCGATCTCCTCGTCGTCCGCCCACCGACGGTGGCGGCGCTGACGGCCCCGGCGGAGCTCACCGTCACCGTCGGCGCGACCCCGACGGACGGCGTCGTGCCGTCCGGCGCGATCGGGCTGTCCTTCGACGAGAACGTGCTCGGCAGCCGGGGCCTTAGCGCGGCCGCCGGTCTCGTCCCGCTGATGCGACGGCTGGGCCCGTCGATCCTGCGCATCGGCGGGACCTCGTCGCAGTGGGGCCGCGCGGTGCCGTTCACCGCCACGCAGCTGCACTCGCTCGACACGGTGCTGCGCGGGAGCGGTTGGCGGGCGATCCTCACCGAGGACGACGCGCACTGGTCGGCGAGCGTCACCGCTCAGGACGCCCGCGCCGCGAACGCCGTCCTGGGCCCGCGGCTCGCCGGGATGGCGTGCGGCAACGAGCCCGCGGGCTACGCCCCCTCCGGCTGGCGGCCGCGGGGGTGGACGACCGCGCAGACCGTCGCCGACGAGCTGACCTGTCTGCGCGCCGTGCACGCCGCCGTCCCGAGCATCCGGCTCGTCGGTCCCGACGCGGGCCAGGGCGACTGGGTGCGCCGGTGGGCGCCGCAGGGCGCGAGCAGCGTCGCGATCGTGACGACCCACCTCTACCCGATGGCCGCGTGCCGGGTGCCGTGGCCGCTGCCCGGGACACTGCTCGGCCCCGCGGCGCAGCGGGTCGCGCTCGAGGACGTCGCCCCCGCGCTCGCCGCGGCCCGCGCCGCGCACCGGCCGCTGCTGCTCGACGAGACGAACTCGGCCGCCTGCGGCGGGATCCGTGGCCTCAGCGACGCGTACGCCGCCGCGCTCTGGGCCCCCGACGACGTCCTCACCCTGCTCCAGGCCGGGGTCGTCGGTCTCGACTTCCACGGGGCACCGAACGCCCACGGCTGCAGCCAGTACTCACCGATCTGCCTCCCCGCCGGCGCGAGCACCGACCGCGCCCAGCCGGTGTACGACGGCCTGCTCCTCGCCCACGACCTCGGCACCGGCCGGCTGCTGCCGGTCTCGGGGACGACCGCGCTGCTGCGGGCGCACGCCCTGCTGCGGGGGGACGGGCGCACCGCGGTGCTGCTCGACAACGAGTCCGACCACCCGGTGCTCGTCCACCTCGTCGTGCCGCACTCCTCGGGCTCGGCGGCCGAGACGCTCATGACCGACCCCGGCGGCCTGCGGGCGCGCGGTGGGGTCTGCTTCACGACCGGCCAGGTGGACGGGACCGCGGAGGGCACGGGCACGACGTCGTACGTCGTCCGGTTGCCCGCCTTCAGCGCCGACGACGTCGTCACCGCGGTCTCGGTCGCCGCCTGACCCGAGGTGTCGGCGGGAGCACGGCCGAGGACGCTCCCCGGCACGCTGGACCCGGCCGTGAAACCCTCCGTGGGGGGTGCGGACATGAAGGGGTGTGACGGTGGACGAGAGGGGCTCGGGGGCTTCGCGGGATGGTGATGCCCGGCCCCAGGAGCCCCACGTCCCGGTGCGGGGCTCGCGGACGAGCGTTCACGGCGGGGAGGGCGCCGTCGCGTCGCTGTTGGAGCCGGGTCGGGGGACGGGGCCGGCTCGCGACCATGAGGAGCTGGTGTGGGGTCGTGCCCGCAGCGGCGACGGACAGGCGTTCGCGGTCGTGTTCGACCTGCACCGTGACCGGGTCTACGTCCATGCGCTCCGGATGCTGGGGGCGCCCGGCGACGCCGAGGACGTGGCGGCGTCGGCCTTCCTCGAGCTCTGGCGCCGACGGGACGCCGTACGCGTGGTCAACGGTTCGGTCCTGCCGTGGCTGCTGGTCACTACCGGGAACGTCGCCCGGAACACGGCCCGGGCACGGCGTCGGTACCGGGACTTCCTCGCTCGCCTACCGCACAGCGGCGACCTGGCCGGAGAGGCGGCCCGCCCCGGGGTGTCGGGGAGTGCCGCGGAGGCGAGGGATGCGGCGGAACAGGCTCTGGCCGGACGTGAGCTCGGGGTGGACCCGAGGCTGCGGGACGCGCTGCGGGCCCTGCCCGAGCTCGACATGACCCTGCTCCTGCTCGTCGGCTTCGAGGACCTCACCGTCGCGGACGCCGCCGCCGCGACGGGGATCAGTCCGGCGGCGGCCAAGACACGGCTGCATCGAGCCCGTCTGCGGATCCGGCAGCAGCTGGCTGACTTCCCGGAGGACTCGACCGGCACCGAACGCATCGGAGCAGCGCGATGACGATCCGGATGGACGACCACTTCGCCGGCGCCCTGCGGGCCGCTCTCATCGAGCACGTCACGGAACAGGGCGCGGAGCACCGTGCTCGGTCCACGGCGCGGCGACGGCAGGCACGGCTCCGGGTGGTGGTCGGTGCCGTCACGGGCCTGGCCGTTCTCGGTGGCGGGGTCGCCGTGGCGGCGGCCGGGGGATGGTTCTCGCTGCCCGGTTCGGATGTCGTCACGACGTCGGCGCCGGCGGTGACGGTCACCCGGTCCGGGACGGCCACGGTCGAGCTGGGAGCGATACCGAGCGACGCCACCGATGTGACGTTGCAGCTGTCCTGCCTCACCGCGGGCACGTTCACCTTCTCCGACGGTGCCTCGATGATCTGCTCCGCATCAGATGCCGGAACCCGTCAGGGCGTCACGACGTACCGACTCCCACTCGCGCCTGGTCAGCACTCCATCACGATCACCAGCAGTCCTGCGACGCGTTGGACCCTCATCGCGACGTTTGCGCACGTGGAGGTCAGTGAGTGGGGCCGCAACGCCGACGGGCTCACGTACGGCGTGCAGAACGCGCACGGGACCCCGGACCTGATCGCCGTCACCGCGACGAACGGCAGAGAGGGCTACGCCTTCGACCGAGACCTCGACCCGCCCCCACCGACCGGCCTGCAGACCGGGCCTGAACCCGCGCGCACCATCCCCGTCTTCACCTCCGACGGTCACACCCGCATCGGCGTCTTCGTCATCGGCGGGGACCCGCACGAGGGAACCACCCCTATCCGCTGAACGGTCCTGAGGTCCGCACGGTATCCCTACTGCCACAGGGACCGTGGTCGGATGCCCAGACGACGGGCCGTGACGATGTAGCCAGCGACGATGGCGGTGGAGGCGAACGCGGACACGGCCATGAGACCACCGACCGCGTAGCGGAAGGTGGTCCCGGCGGGCGTCGTCCCCGTGTTGAACGCGATCGCGCCGGCCAGGAGGAGCCCGGCGACCCCGTTGGGGAGGATCAGCACGTGCTGCTCGACATCGAGGACCGCCGCCAGCCGGTCGTCCTCGCCGACGGGGCTGCCCTGCCTCACCATCTTGTGGACCCGGGCCATGTCGTACCGGACGGCGTCCCGCTCGGCGCGGGTACGGCGCCGCCACCGCACCTGCACGACCACCGAGGCGACGAGGACGGCGGCCCCGACGACGGCCACCACGCTCAGCCAGACGTCCACGTGCGTCCCCTCTCACCGCGCGAGGAGGTCAGGCCCTGGGCGCGGGCGCCGGTCAGTGCGCGGCGCAGCTGGACGAAGGAGCCACCGATCATGACGAGGGCGAGGATCATCATCACGGCGACGAACCACGGCACCGGGCGGTGCGACGCGGCGGGTAGCCCGACCGCGACCGCTCCGAGGAGCAGGAGGGCGAGGACGAGCCACGGTGCTGTCCGCAGCTGCCGTCGCGCCGAGTCGACGCAGGCCTGCGCGATCGGCCGGTCGTCGTCCGAGATCGTCTCGCCTCGGCGTAGGGACCGGTAGACGCGGCGGATGTCGCGGCGGTCGCCGCTGACGATCAGTGCTCGCGCCGTCGTGTCGCGACGGAAGAAACGTCGCCGCAGCAGCCGGAACTGGATCGGGATGACGACGAGGAGGAGGACGGCGGCGATCGACCAGGGAACCCAGGTCGGGACCGGGTGGTGGCCCGGGCGCGGGGTGGGTGGGTCGAGCCGCGCGTTGACGACGAAGACGACGACGAGGGTGGCGGGCAGGACGAGCAGCTGGGAGATCCAGATCCGACGCCACGCCCGTTCCAGACGCCGACGCTGCTCCACCGTCAGGTCGTCGTCGACGTCGCTGCCCGCGCTCATGTGCCCCCCGTTGACCCGTCATCAGCTCCAGATGGGAACGTAGCGACGGACCCGGAGCTCCGCAGCCCTTCGGTGGATTCGTGCTTCGCCCCGTCGCTGTCTCGTCGTCCCGCGGGCAACGACCGGTCAGTACAGGTCGGACAAGCGGATCAGCTCCGGATCAGTCGGGTGCGGCCACCCCACCAGCGACAGCAGCAGACGCCCGGTGTGGTCCTCGAACCGGTTGTACCGCAGGCTCCAGACCAGGCATGCCAGGTCGAGCTCGGGACGGGCGGCCATCACTCCGTCGCCCCAGTCGACGACGCCGGTCAGCTCCCCGGTGCTCGGGATACCCAGGATGTTCGGGAGGGTCAGGTCGCCGTGGAAGACGTCGGCGTCCTGAAGCGTCGACCAGGCGGCGCCGAGGACCTCGACCAGACGCTCGGGCTGGGTGCGCCACGCCGGGTCCGTGGCCGGCACACCAGGTAGCGCGGACAGCAACAGCCGATCCCCACGCGCGGCAATCACCGTCGGCACCGGCAGGCCGCGTGCCGCCAGCCGCGGCAGCAGCGCCGCCGTCCCGTCGTCCGGCCGCAGGTAGGCCTCAGCGCCGTCGACCAGCCGGACTCGGTGCACGCCGCCGCGGCCCAGCACGGCCGGCTCGATCTCCTGAACCTCCGGCCATCTCGGGTCAACGGTCACGCCGACCACTGTGCCCGTCCTGTCTGTCGGCGCCGCACCCGTCTTCATCGGAACCGGGTGGCGGTCGAGCCTGTCACGATGGCCGCCGTGCGACAGAGGATCGATCTCGACGCGGCGGCCGAGGAGCTTCGCCGCCGAGCGGCATCCTGGCGCGAGAACGGTCTCCACGTCGGTGACCTCACGTGGGCGGACGGCCAGACTACGGTGCACCCCGTCACGACCGACCGGGGCGCCGTGCGCGGCGACTACTCGGTCGGCGTCGCCGTCCGGCGCGGCGAGCGCGAGGGGATCCTCGTCCTGTACGGGGGCGGCTGGTGCGACCTCATCGTCTGGTCCGGTCGTCCCGGCGATGCCGCCGTCGACGAGGTACCCGGGTGGCAGGACTGGCTCGACCTCCAGGCGTTCTCCCGGGTCGTGGACCGGTTCGAGGCGCTCCTGCTCGAGTAGGGCACGTCGCCGTACGGCTCGGCCCGAGGGCTGATCGACCGCACGCGCCAGGCGACCCCCCGCCATGGAGCAAGGGCCGGCGGGGCATGCGCCCCGCCGGCCCTCGCCGATCCTGTTGGTCGAGCTCGCTCAGCTGAGGCGCTCGTACAGGATCGCCATGCCCTGGCCGCCGCCGACGCACATCGTCTCCAGGCCGATGCTCTTGTCGTGCTCGCGCAGGTTGTGCAGCAGCGTCGTCGTGATCCGCGCGCCGGTCGAGCCGAAGGGGTGCCCGAGCGCGATGGCGCCGCCGTTGACGTTGAGCTTGTCGAAGTCCATGCCGAGGTCGTCGGCCGACGCGAGCACCTGCGCGGCGAAGGCCTCGTTGATCTCGTACAGGTCGACGTCGTCGATGGTCATGCCGGCGCGGGCGAGCGCCTGCCGCGAGGCCTCGACCGGGCCGAGGCCCATGATCTCGGGGGACAGGCCGGAGACGCCGGTCGAGATGACCCGGGCCAGGGGCGTGAGGCCGAGCTCGGCGGCCTTGGTGTCGCTCATGACGACGACCGCGGCGGCGCCGTCGTTGAGCGGGCAGCAGTTGCCGGCCGTGACGGTGCCGTCCGGGCGGAAGACCGGCTGGAGACCCGCGACACCCTCCATGGTGACGCCGGCCCGGGGGCCGTCGTCCTTGCTGACGACCGTGCCGTCGGGCAGCGTCACCGGGGTGATCTCGGCCTCGAAGAAGCCGTTGGCGATGGCCTTCTCGGCGCGGTTCTGGCTGGAGACGCCCCATTCGTCCTGACGCTGGCGCGAGATGCCGCGCGACGTGGCGACGTTCTCCGCGGTCTGGCCCATGGCGATGTAGATGTCGGGCAGCAGGCCGTCCTCGCGGGGGTCGCGCCAGGTCTCGTTGCTCTCCGCGGTGGCCTTGGTGCGCGCGACGGCGTCGGCGAAGGCCGGGTTCTGCACGTCCTGCTCGGCGCCACCGGCCCCGGCGAAGCTCGTGTACTGCGAGACGCACTCGACGCCGCCGGAGAGGAACGCGTGCCCCTCGCCGGCCTTGATGGCGTGGAAGGCCATCCGGGTCGTCTGCACGCTGGAAGAGCAGAACCGGTTGACCGTGGCGCCGGGCAACGCGTCGTAGCCGGCGAGCACCGCGACGACGCGGGCGAGGTTGGACCCGTGCCGACCGGACGGCTCGGCGCAGCCCCAGTAGAGGTCGTCGAGGTCGGCCGGGTCGAGGCCCGGGACCTGGTCGAGGGCGGCGCGGACCATCTGCACCGAGAGGTCGTCCGGGCGGACGTCCTTGAGCGAGCCCTTGAAGGCCCGGCCGATCGGCGAGCGGGCGGTCGAGACGATGACGGCTTCGGGCACGGGTCCTCCAGGGTCGGCGGTGACGGGGGACGGCGACGCGGTAAGCGCTCGCTTAGTCCAGGTCCGATCGTAGGCCCGACGGCTGGGCGGGGACAGTCCCGGGGCTGTGCGGCCGGTCACCGCCCCTAGCATCGTCCTCACCGACGCCGTACGGGCCGTTCACAGGTCCTCGTCGGCCGCAGTCCAGCAGGGGAGATCCGTCATGCACCGTCCTCGCGTCCGCCCGCGACCCGCCACCCGCGGCGCCTCGCTCGCCGTCGCCCTCAGCCTCGCGCTCGCCCCCGTCGCCCTCGGCGGCTGCTCGTCGGGCTCCGGCTCGACCGGGACCGCCGCCACCGCCGGCACGAGCTCGTCGGCCTCGTCGGCCTCGTCGGCCTCGTCGGGCTCGTCGGGCTCATCGGGCTCGCCCAGCTCCTCCGGCCCGTCCAGCGAGGCGAGCTCGTCCACCACCTCGTCCGCGTCGCCGACCTCGACCGGCGAGGTCGACGCGCCCAGCCCGAGCGACCTGCTGGCCAAGGCCAAGGCCGCCGTCGAGCAGGCCAAGAGCTCGCACGTCTCCGGCACCGTCAAGGACTCCGGCAAGCCGGTCACCGTCGACGTCGCCGGCACCTCCGACGGCACCAGCGCCCAGGGATCGGTCAAGACCGCCGAGGCGACCATCGAGTTCATCCTCGTCGGCGGTCAGACCTACATCCGCGGCGACCAGAAGTTCTGGGCCACGGCCGGCGCCCCCGCCGCCCGCGCCGCCGAGCTCGCCTCGTCGAAGAAGTGGGTGAAGGCGTCCGCCGCGGAGGCCAAGTCCTTCACGCAGCTGGCCAACCCCAAGGCCCTGCTCGGCGAGCTGCTCGGCACGGACACCAACTCCCTCACCCAGAAGGTCGACGCGACCACCGTCGACGGCGCCCCGTGCTGGGGTCTGCGGGACCGCATCGGGTCCGACGACGCCGAGCTCGACGTGCTCAAGTCGTCGTACCTGCCGGTGCGCCTGGCCATCGGCAAGGGCCAGAGCCTCACCTTCGGCGACTGGGACTCGGTGCCCACGCCCACGGCGCCCGCGGCCTCGCAGATCATCACCGGCTGACCGCCCGTACGGCGTCCTGTCCGCAGGCTCCGGTGGCGGCTCGCCACCGGGGCCGCTCAGCTGCCGGGGACCTGCTCGGCGGCCACCGCCGTCGTCCCGACCAGGCCCGTCGCCGCGCCGCCCGCGCCGGCGCGCGCCGTCCGCTCGGGTACGGGGCGCCGGACGCGGCGCAGCCCGATGGCCCAGCGCCCGCGTGGTCCGCGCTCGGCGCCGGCGACCTCGGTCGCGCTGACCTCGGTGCCGGGGGCGGCGACGGCAGCGCTGGCCGTCCGTGAGACCGGCCCGACGGTGTCGCCGCGGCGCCAGTCCGGCGTCGTCGACGACTGCTCCTCCCACAGCCCGAGAGCCACGCACACGGAGGGCAGCATCGCCGACGCGGCGCGGGCGTAGCCGGCCGACGAGGGGTGGAAGCGGTCCTTGGCGAACATCTCCTCGGGGCTGCGGGCGAACTCCGGCCCGAGCAGGTCGCCGAGGGAGACGCTGCGCCCGCCGGCCTCGACGACGGCGACGGTCTGCGCGGCGGCCAGGTCGCGGCTCCACCGCCGCGCCAGCAGCCGCAGCGGCTGGGCCACGGGGGTGACGGCGCCGAGGTCGGGGCAGGTGCCGACGACGACCTCGGCCCCGGCGTCGCGCAGCCGGCGCACCGCCCGGGCGAGGTGCCGCACGGCGACGGCCTTGTCGATCCGGTGGGTGACGTCGTTCGCGCCGATGAGGATGACGGCGGCGTCCGGGTGGGGTACGGCGTCGAGGGCGTTGACGACCTGGACCTCGAGACCGCTGGACTCGGCGCCGACGACGGCGACGTTGGTCAGGCGGACCTGGCGCCCGGCGAAGGCGGACAGCCCGCCGGCGAGGAAGGCGCCCGCGGTCTGCATGGCCGAGTCGGCGCCGAGGCCGGCGGCGGTGCTGTCGCCGAGGACGAGCAGCTCGAGGGGGGCGCCGAGACCGGCGCCGTACAGGCCGTCGTCGTCGGGGGCGCCGTCGAACGGCTGGCCGACGATGCGGCGGGCGAGGCGGGCCTCGACCGTGATGACGCCGTACCCGAGGGCGCCGAGCGCACCGATGCCCGCGACCCCGAACCCGCCGCCGTACGCGGCGGCCTGGGCGATGCGTGTCGCCCTGCGCGCCCTGCCCATGGACCGTCCTCCTACCAGTGCTGCTGCTGACTGCTGCTGCGCGTGCCGGTGGCGGTCGGGGTGCTGCTGCCCGACGTCGTTGCCCGGCTCATCCCGGTAGATCGGTCACCCTCCGCCTCTTCTTAACGTAACGCCGGTCCCAGCGGGTTCGCTCCCGTCGTCACCCGCCCGCGCGCGGTCCGGCGGGACGCGCGGATCTGACAGGATCGGGGGGTGAAGTACGCCGAGCACATCAGCGACCTCGTCGGCGACACCCCGCTGGTCCGCCTCACGAAGGTGACCGAGGGTCTCGCCTGCACCGTCCTCGCCAAGGTCGAGTACCTCAACCCCGGTGGGTCCGTGAAGGACCGGATCGCCCGCCGGATGGTCGAGGCCGCCGAGGCCTCCGGGGAGCTGCGCCCCGGTGGGACGATCGTCGAGCCCACCTCCGGCAACACCGGGGTCGGGCTCGCCCTCATCGCCCAGCGCCGCGGGTACCAGTGCGTGTTCGTCTGCCCCGACAAGGTGGCCGAGGACAAGCGCAACGTGCTCAAGGCGTACGGCGCGGAGGTGGTCGTCTGCCCGACGGCCGTCGCCCCCGACCACCCCGACTCCTACTACTCGGTCTCCGACCGGCTGGTGAAGGAGATCGACGGAGCCTGGAAGCCGAACCAGTACTTCAACGTCGAGGGCCCGAACAGCCACTACCACTCGACCGGTCCGGAGATCTGGGCCGACACCGAGGGTGAGATCACCCACTTCGTCACCGGCATCGGCACCGGCGGCACCATCTCGGGCACCGGCCGCTACCTCAAGGAGGTCTCGGAGGGGAAGGTCCGCGTCATCGGGTCCGACCCCGAGGGCTCGGTCTACTCCGGGGGCACCGGCCGGCCGTACCTCGTCGAGGGCGTCGGTGAGGACTTCTGGCCCGGCGCCTACGACCCCTCGGTCGTCGACGAGGTCATCGCCGTCTCCGACGCCGACTCGTTCGCCATGACCCGCCGCCTCGCCCGCGAGGAGGGCCTGCTCGTCGGCGGCTCGTGCGGCATGGCCGTCGTCTCCGCGCTGCGCGCGGCGAAGGACCTGCCGGCCGACGCGGTCGTCGTCGTCCTGCTGCCCGACTCGGGCCGTGGCTACCTGAGCAAGATCTTCAACGACGAGTGGATGGCGTCGTACGGCTTCCTCCACGACGGCGTCGAGACGACGGTCGGGGACGTGCTGCGCAGCAAGTCCGGCGACCTGCCGGCGCTCGTGCACACCCACCCCAACGAGACGATCCGCGTCGCCGTCGACATCCTGCGGGAGTACGGCGTCTCGCAGATGCCGGTCGTCAAGGCCGAGCCGCCGGTGATGAGCGGCGAGGTCGCGGGCGCGGTCAGCGAGCGGCACCTGCTCGAGCTGCTCTTCACCCAGCAGGCGCACCTGGCCGACTCGGTCGAGAAGCACATCGAGCCCGGCCTGCCGCTCGTCGGCGCCGGCGAGAAGGTCTCGGTCGCGCGCCAGGAGCTGCAGACCTCCGACGCGATCCTCGTCGTCGACGGCGGCAAGCCCGTCGGCGTCCTCACCCGCGCCGACCTCCTGGGCTTCCTCAGCGACTGAGGTCCCCGTCGGGTCCTGCACGGCCCACACGCGAACACCCCACTTGTTGCTACTTTCCGACCGACCCGCGGTCGGCGCGCCGACCGAGACCGGGTCGGAAAGTGGCAACAAGTGGGGTTCTGCGTATCCCGGGGTCAGCCGCGGGCGGTGACCGCGGTGGCGCCGTACGGCGTGCTCGCCGTCAGCGCCTCGCGGTCGGCGGCGTCGAGCGCGGCCAGCGACGAGCCGCGGGTCTCGCGCAGGGCGAGCGCGGCGACGGTCGTCACGGCGCAGGC includes these proteins:
- a CDS encoding cystathionine beta-synthase, with the translated sequence MKYAEHISDLVGDTPLVRLTKVTEGLACTVLAKVEYLNPGGSVKDRIARRMVEAAEASGELRPGGTIVEPTSGNTGVGLALIAQRRGYQCVFVCPDKVAEDKRNVLKAYGAEVVVCPTAVAPDHPDSYYSVSDRLVKEIDGAWKPNQYFNVEGPNSHYHSTGPEIWADTEGEITHFVTGIGTGGTISGTGRYLKEVSEGKVRVIGSDPEGSVYSGGTGRPYLVEGVGEDFWPGAYDPSVVDEVIAVSDADSFAMTRRLAREEGLLVGGSCGMAVVSALRAAKDLPADAVVVVLLPDSGRGYLSKIFNDEWMASYGFLHDGVETTVGDVLRSKSGDLPALVHTHPNETIRVAVDILREYGVSQMPVVKAEPPVMSGEVAGAVSERHLLELLFTQQAHLADSVEKHIEPGLPLVGAGEKVSVARQELQTSDAILVVDGGKPVGVLTRADLLGFLSD
- a CDS encoding phosphotransferase — protein: METVLAPGCRSAAKLLGRRVEIDPLSHGGHRDRLDRHPVPMKTGAAPTDRTGTVVGVTVDPRWPEVQEIEPAVLGRGGVHRVRLVDGAEAYLRPDDGTAALLPRLAARGLPVPTVIAARGDRLLLSALPGVPATDPAWRTQPERLVEVLGAAWSTLQDADVFHGDLTLPNILGIPSTGELTGVVDWGDGVMAARPELDLACLVWSLRYNRFEDHTGRLLLSLVGWPHPTDPELIRLSDLY
- a CDS encoding gamma carbonic anhydrase family protein translates to MPLLSFGDHQPRVDPTAWVAGSAELVGDVTLHADSSVWYQSVLRAELAPITLGAGSNLQDGCVVHTDEDFPTTIGARVSVGHRAVLHGCTIGDGALVGMGAVVLNGAVVGEECLVAAGAVVPEGMVVPPRTLVAGVPAKVRRELDDASLLRVRANSVIYVELAQQHRDTARPVPADGS
- a CDS encoding Bax inhibitor-1/YccA family protein — encoded protein: MAGNNPVFSKFEQQASQQGYAGFGRNQAPTYPPQYPGPQGGYGPQDLDALYQQPSAGPLQTGRLTVDDVVMKTLGLFVLVLAAGGVSWVLTDSQPALTTPLWLGGMLVGLGLGLAISFMKKVSVPLILLYAVAEGLFLGAFSRVMEAAFPGVVTSAVVATLATFAGMFAGYRFGIIKVTDKSRRIFGLAILGYLVFSLVNVVALLAGWTSGWGFGGGGMLGIAISLLGVGLAAYSLAMDFDSIDRAVRAQVPQQYSWLLAHGLIVSLVWLYVEMLRLFARLRD
- a CDS encoding RNA polymerase sigma factor codes for the protein MFDLHRDRVYVHALRMLGAPGDAEDVAASAFLELWRRRDAVRVVNGSVLPWLLVTTGNVARNTARARRRYRDFLARLPHSGDLAGEAARPGVSGSAAEARDAAEQALAGRELGVDPRLRDALRALPELDMTLLLLVGFEDLTVADAAAATGISPAAAKTRLHRARLRIRQQLADFPEDSTGTERIGAAR
- a CDS encoding SGNH/GDSL hydrolase family protein encodes the protein MGRARRATRIAQAAAYGGGFGVAGIGALGALGYGVITVEARLARRIVGQPFDGAPDDDGLYGAGLGAPLELLVLGDSTAAGLGADSAMQTAGAFLAGGLSAFAGRQVRLTNVAVVGAESSGLEVQVVNALDAVPHPDAAVILIGANDVTHRIDKAVAVRHLARAVRRLRDAGAEVVVGTCPDLGAVTPVAQPLRLLARRWSRDLAAAQTVAVVEAGGRSVSLGDLLGPEFARSPEEMFAKDRFHPSSAGYARAASAMLPSVCVALGLWEEQSSTTPDWRRGDTVGPVSRTASAAVAAPGTEVSATEVAGAERGPRGRWAIGLRRVRRPVPERTARAGAGGAATGLVGTTAVAAEQVPGS
- a CDS encoding acetyl-CoA C-acetyltransferase — translated: MPEAVIVSTARSPIGRAFKGSLKDVRPDDLSVQMVRAALDQVPGLDPADLDDLYWGCAEPSGRHGSNLARVVAVLAGYDALPGATVNRFCSSSVQTTRMAFHAIKAGEGHAFLSGGVECVSQYTSFAGAGGAEQDVQNPAFADAVARTKATAESNETWRDPREDGLLPDIYIAMGQTAENVATSRGISRQRQDEWGVSSQNRAEKAIANGFFEAEITPVTLPDGTVVSKDDGPRAGVTMEGVAGLQPVFRPDGTVTAGNCCPLNDGAAAVVVMSDTKAAELGLTPLARVISTGVSGLSPEIMGLGPVEASRQALARAGMTIDDVDLYEINEAFAAQVLASADDLGMDFDKLNVNGGAIALGHPFGSTGARITTTLLHNLREHDKSIGLETMCVGGGQGMAILYERLS